Genomic DNA from Sulfolobales archaeon:
GGTTGGGAGACTTATACTGAGAAGCCTGGCTATAGATTTCCGTGGGTTGTAAAATCTCTTTCAGAGATCAAGCCAGAAGAATATGACGGCCTTGTAATACCCGGCGGCAGAATGCCGGAGTATGTGAGAGTAGCAGCCTCTCAACATCTCGAGAAGATCCTGAAACACTTCTTCGAAAGCGGAAAACCAGTTGCCGTAATATGCCACGGCCCACAGATACTCGCCGCATTCGGACTCGTAAAAGGAAGGAGAATGACAAGCTACATAGCTGTAAAACCTGAGGTTGTGAACGGAGGAGCTGTCTGGGTTGACGAAGAAGTTGTCGTAGACGGTAATCTAGTAAGCTCGAGAGCATGGCCTGACAACCCTGCTTGGATGAGAGAATTTATAAAGCTTGTTAGAAAAAGAATCGAAGCCCAACCAAAGTGAAACATCTACACCCTAAAAATTTTTTAGAGAAACCACCATATTCTTATAACTCCACCTACCACTCATATACTCTGGGCATCAATTGAACACCAGCGAAAACCTAGTAGGC
This window encodes:
- a CDS encoding DJ-1/PfpI family protein, giving the protein MVGKARILIIGGDAVEALEIFYPYFRLKEEGWDVDVAAPTRKPLRTVVHDFEEGWETYTEKPGYRFPWVVKSLSEIKPEEYDGLVIPGGRMPEYVRVAASQHLEKILKHFFESGKPVAVICHGPQILAAFGLVKGRRMTSYIAVKPEVVNGGAVWVDEEVVVDGNLVSSRAWPDNPAWMREFIKLVRKRIEAQPK